In Glycine max cultivar Williams 82 chromosome 10, Glycine_max_v4.0, whole genome shotgun sequence, the DNA window gaaaataatttaatcgaactaattttgtaatttttttagtaaaacatAAGAATTCGAGAGTTCATTTCGAAAGAAAGATAAAAGCCAAACAAGACTAGTATCAGGCCCATCCCTTATGAATTACTTGTGCACGATGGATCGAGTCTTTTTCTCCCTTGATGGTAGCTGCTTGCTAGTTGAAGCTAAAGGCACATTTGAATTAGGTTTGGGGTTTGATCCCTATAATCTGAAAAATCACCAATCCCCATCCCTTTTCCGCTTCCCAAGaccttaagaatttttttttttttttgtttcccacAACTACAAGTTGTTTGATGTTAGATAACAaatgaagaataaataataatttgggGGTAAAATACAGGTATTTTATCACGCAACTTGTAACATTTCAATTATTGTACATAAATAGGCATAATTCTGACATAAAGAATTCACAATGCGTGTGTTTAGATAGAGAGTATATTGTGAGTGGCAACAAGCCTTTGTTGCTGGGTTGGGTACCCCTGGTACCTTGTATCCTCTATTGTACtactttatattttcatatatatatatataagaatcaaTTACTCAGAGAGAAAGCAAATTTAGAAGTAAACAATGTACAAGAATGAACCATTATATTATCACATTGTAAAATGTTGAATTCAATTACAATATGCACAAAATACAAAGTTAATTGTAACAGGAATGAGGTTGAAATTGGGCACTAAACAACGTTGTAAAGATGAACAAACAGGTTGGAGCAGAGTTTGTGGGGACTTTCATATTGATATTTGCCGCAACGGCAGGACCAATAGTGAACAACAAGTACAATGGAGTAGAGAGTCTAATGGGAAATGCAGCTTGTGCAGGGTTAACTGTGATGTTTATCATTCTGTCCATTGGCCACATCTCAGGTGCACACCTGAATCCATCCCTCACCATTGCCTTCGCGGCCTTTCGCCACTTCCCTTGGACCCATGTCCCGGCCTACATAGCAGCACAAGTCTCTGCCTCCATATGTGCATGTTATGCTCTCAAAGGTGTTTACCACCCTTTCCTCTCCGGTGGGGTCACTGTCCCCACCGTCAGCGTCGCCCAGGCTTTTGCAACCGAGTTTATCATCACTTTTATTCTCTTGTTTGTTGTCACTGCTGTCGCCACCGATACTCGTGCGGTGAGTTCATCCATTGCAATCCTTGTTACTTTGTTAAATATCCGATTAACTTATATCTCCACGTGTTAGGCAGGTTGGTGAATTGGCAGGTATTGCTGTTGGGGCTACAGTTTTACTCAACATTCTCATATCAGGGTGAGAATGCTAGATCTTATAAAAGTTTAACAATAAAGATTCACAAATGAGTGACATCTTGTGTTGATTGATTAGGCCGACAAGTGGTGGTTCGATGAATCCGGTGCGCACGTTGGGTCCAGCCGTTGCAGCAGGAAATTACAAGCAtatatggatctatttggtgGCACCAACGTTGGGTGCTCTCGCTGGTGCTGGTGTTTATACGCTCGTCAAGCTGCGTGACGAGGAGGCCGAACCGCCGCGACAAGTTAGAAGTTTCCGTCGCTAATTTGGCAGCGCAGCGTCACTGTTCTGTTCTTCCTCCACCCCACAACTCAAGTCATGTATCTAGCTCCTTGTTTGATTTTATATGTATAatctaatataataaaatgcGGGGGAACTCAACATGATCCTATTTGTGAATTTATGTGTGTATGGTTCGTTTCAGTTGTGTTATGTACACCATGAAAAGTTAGCCTTGTGGGTGTAGAATTTCTTAAAGGACTAACTAAAGCCATGATGATTTGTGCTCCttgaaattaataatatgtatGATTTGTAGAAAATGGATCTTTTGATGTTAGATTTTCATGGGACAAAAGGTACTTGAAGATtttgtattcattttttaataaatattattggaTACaagaaaatttgtaaaatattatcTGGAGAAATATAGATATAACTTTTTACACATAAAAATCAAGTAtgaaaagtttcatttttatttataaagataTGATGAGTTTAACCCAACTTTGTCCATccataaaatagagaaaaatttgCATTGATTATTGTGTTATATATTGAGAAAAATTGTCTTTATGTCTACCTTATTGGATAGCATCTTCGGGTGTgactgtaaaaaaataattttgttatccTAATTATTAACAACAATTGTCATAAAAACTCATATTAAccatagacaaaaaaaaagtccaaagAATCatagttgttattttaaaatagttgagctaattattaatatcaaattgctgaattctaattaatatcaaatttaagGTTGATTTGATAGTTAGAAAGGAAAATTTAAGAAttgaagagaagaaaatgggggggggggggagtgggAGTAGTCATCCAATTTCCACCCtaacattctaaaaaaaaaccctaagttgttattgattgataaaaaaaaaatcaaattgcaaCCTAAACCATTATTTAATGTGTAAGTGAAGATGAGATGACAAATCTATCTACTTTCTAAATGCATACACCATCGATATTGCAAACAACATAAACTACTTATTCTCAGTTTTATCCCCGAGACTCAATCCCAAACGAGAGGGATTGATAAACAaaccttaattaaaatttccaaAACTCATCACACATTGGTAGTGATTGcatattatttacatatatgATGCTGCATATTATACCTTAaggtgttatatatatatatatataaagagagagagagactaagACTAAACTTCAGTAAATGCATGTTTGGTATCACATCCTACATCTCCAAACAGGCTATAAGAAATCTGAAGCAAAATCACGTGAAGGATGACAGCAATCCATTCACAGTTTCATCTAGGGAAACGATGCTTGGTGAGTCCAATAAAGTAGGCTTCCTTATCCAGTATTGCTGAAACCTCTGCCTTCCATACTCCTTATAGTCAAAGTCAATTTTGTTCACATAACTCTGCATGTACATGCATACAATATTAGTATACCTTATGCTTAGTATAACCAGGGaattggaaaataaataaataaaccttACCGAAATAAGTCCCCACAAACCCCAAAATAGATGGTTTGCAAGAGTGTATTTTTCTGCAGCTTTCACTAACTGGTTCACTTTAGCATTGCTTGGTTTATTGCCTGTGTGCAAGGAGTTGCCAGTTGCCACAATAAATTTGAGACATGAATGAGATTCAGAAGAGTTGCATTTCATAACATGATTTCAACTTCTCATATTCATAACATACTGCATGTGACTGACATAATTTTGACAGACTGAACGTGACATCAATTAAGTCAGCATGCATGAAACGATTCATAGAGCTACCTTAACCAGGCACGTTGAAGAGTGAATGAGACATCACACATAAACTGTGGAGTTCATGACTCATGagttattgaataaaataagcTAATAACTAAGTTAAgcataaattaaacaaatgatTGCAAGCTCCATAGAAGCAAAGACCGATTAACCAATAATTTAAACTGTGTGAAGTTAAGGAATTCTAATTATTCACTGAGGGTTTTTATCATCTTGAAATAAACTAATAGCAATTATATATACATCCAGATTTTTGCTAGGCGGGGCCTAGGCATAGTCCAGAGGtgtattttatattgtttttacaaatgggttgaaattgttttctcgtcttatgtctttttttattagtattaaaatataatatgtgaATAGAAAGTATAAAAGATTTAGAGTTTTTTTTCCTAATGTGTTATTATATTCTTAAATTCAGgctaaatgaattttaaataagtgACATATTAAAATGTAATGAACCTATTATATCTAGTTCGAAGAGAGACACTTCATGCTTATATCTGGATgtacttttgaaaataaaaagtgaaaaagaaaaaagaaacagttAAAAAAGTATGACAAGAATTACATTTTGAagatttataaaagaaataaaaataaatggagataattataaattgaaggataatttatgaataaaaaatgtgtatatcaaaataaataattatctttattaatagttattaataacataaagtgtttgttttcttaataagataaaaaaacacaaacaacaacttaaattataaaaaaattaaaactaaaaattggtatattggtaaaaaaaacaaaaaatatgatgtgatgttaataaaaagaaaaagaaataaagatgatttttaagaaataaaattacatcaaaaaattatatattcatcctgtgtatcttttcttcttcttttagatGTGACTTTCTATATAAATATTTGCCTGCAtgtatttttttgtctaatgTAAATTGTGATTGTTGAAATTTGTTAAAATCATACTATTTgtttaatgtaattaaatatatcatttttaattgaattatgtgtctaatttttatgtaaaatatccttatatttttaaatattattatataagtgAAACTAGACCTAATGTCCTTTGATAAGATTCTGACTTAGtcttataaatgaataaaatgtgattagaaggaaaattttattaatgataattagtcaaatttttcaaaaaaaaaaatcttttaataaaattaataaatactttgacacaaataacataattaagaaaatataaatatcctAATCTATTATTCCGTCTAAGGCTCTAAAATATTAGGACCCACCCTATTTCTGCCAATCACGTGTAGTAATGGAGTTATCAGAATAGTGGACTAACCTTCAGAACTCAGATAGTTGCGAATAAATCTTTGACGTTCCTCTAGTCCTGGTTTACCATATCCAATTTTGTGGGTCAGCAATTCAGAGTGATTTTAGTAAACATAATATTGCAATTACTATTAATCATTGTGGAAATGTATTTTGGGCAGAAAAGATATAACAAACAAGAACATTACCTGGATATTTCTTGTAGTCAAGAACATGAGGTGTGTCACTGTGGTAATCTGCCACCATTTCACAGAAATGATTGGCCAGGTCATATGCAATAGGATTATAACCGGCATATTCGTAGTCCTGTatcattaaaagaaattaaaaaaaatactataaaatataTGACAAAAAATCAAGTGATTCAACTTCGAGTTCAATTCGAATTCAATCcttgacaaaaataattttttatcaaattttaccGATCAAATTCAgaattaattagaatatatatatataggctacAACAAATACGATAGGCAAAGAATATATGAGCACAACTTACAATTATAGTGATTAATCTTGTCTCTTCATCCATCATTATGTTACCATATTGTAAGTCATTGTGACAAAAAACAATCTCTTGATATCCTTCAGATAACTTCTTCTCCAGGATATTTATTTCCTCATCCAGATTGTCCAAGCCAAATTTTTTTGCATCCTTTGGGGAGCACAGACTTTTGGCTTGACCAAGCCACTTCCTAGTAAATAACACACAGACAGTATTTAATATTCAGCATAGCAatgaaaaaggattttaagattTATCTGACTTATAATTACCTCACTCTGTGCCAAATCTGAGCCTTCTTTGCACCAGGCATATGAAGATTATGGAACTCTCTCATCTTAGATGCTATCAAAGCAGATACTTCAGGGTCACGGAGGTCAGCAGCTGATAGAGtctaaaaaacaacaaaataaaaaataaagaacagaaAATAATAACAGGTTATACCCAATCATTACACTAGGAACATAAATAAACACTGTTTGTAAAACTCATTATCTTCACTTTTGACTTGTTCAATTGTTTCGTATCCATCCGGATTTGGGATGCATAAATCGACATCAACAGTACATAAAAATCACCGAGTACCATAGTCCATAGTTGATATGTGAGGCCTACCAAGTTAAGGTGGTGGAAtataattctaataaatttaaattattttattcacctTTGGAACTTAGTACTTAGGTTGTCAAGATTAAATTTTCTTTGACACATCCCCCCGTCCCCTTCATAATAGACAGGCTTGAGTGGATAGTATGATTAAATCTCTGAATTACGTTGTTAATGTATGTCTATTTTTAGCAACATAAGTCATTACTATGAGTTATTCCACCTAAAACTTATTCATTTGTACAGTTCAAGAATCATCTTGGTTTAAATAAAAAGGtctttaatttcatatatagTGTCTATGTACTGCTTTTCAGAGTCCTGTATAGGAGAAGATCATAAGGTTCATCAATTAGTTGGGTGGATCAAGCAAATTACCCATTTATTGCCCTTGGGTCAACTCTTCGACCCAACCTAGAAGTGCCAGATATAAAAGGTGACAAACAATATGTTGACAACTACTTAATTGCATAATTGTCAATTACTATATTTATTAGTTAGCATTTAATGAGTGAAATAGACAGGAAATAAGACTTTCCAACTCTGATAATTCCATGTATGCATAAAAATTCCAATGCCTTTACCTCATCATTGTTTTATTATGTTCCTTTATTTCTAACAGAAATAACATTTAGAAAGGGGTGGAGGAATAAAGAATTGTAAAAGTAGCACTTATGAGCACCTGATCCAATCCCATTGATTCATCACCATTCAATTGGGTTTCTTAAAGATGCTTCTTAATTAATCCTAAACAggtaatagtatttttttgggTAAATGAAGGAAAACGAAACAAAGGGGATGGTATTGGTAACCTTCCATTGCTCCAAGAGTAAAGGGTACGAAAAAGAAAGCATCAGTCcaaagaaaagctttttgaCTACAGAATAAAGTAAAAAGCTAATTCACTTTCAAACTGAGCATATACTCTCTAAAGCTCAAGCAcgaattgaaataatcattgcAACCAATTTATTCGgaataaataaaaacactaaaatcTATGGTCATAGGAGAGGCTGTTTCATGTTGGGGTCACCTAGGCCTCAATATTCAACGAGAGTTTATGgggatatttaatatttatagataACCAGCCAACAACGATGCCTAACACTAACCGAGTTTGAAAATCGGACAACATAGAATATATGACTGATTCATCCTTACCGGTACCTGTTCACCATTGCATACGATTTCggtagtttaattttattgctGTTAGTGTAAGTTATTTTCCatcaaataacaataaataaaatcaaacttatccgctttcaaaaaacaaagtcAAACTTATCTAATGATGCATTAAATCACAATTGACTTTTCTATCTCATGTACCAAATGCCCAACTTAATGAGTCTATCTACATGGTCAAAATAGAaagattttaatgaaataaataaattttatcatttagatttaataaattttttatttctaacaaattctttGTGTTTTTGGCCCTTGGGGCTTCGTCAATCTACCTGGTCAACAcagtagaaaaatatttaaatctagaTTTAGCAAAATAGTAAATAGTAGTCTATGCAACAAAAATGTTACAGTAAAAAactcttatattattatatagtcataaattatcatatatttttttatgagtaattattatacatgtttgttgattttataataactaaattaattatatttattgttttatattgtaAAACTTTGTAGAGTGAcagttataaatattaaattcattagcaaaaatgtaaaaattaaccaaaaaaagaagaaaaaaaactggataaaaaattaaatccaaTAATATAACCTCCTCAGGAAGGATAATTTTCTGCAGCCATGTAACTATCATGTCAGTTTATGTGATGAAAAAGaggtatataatatatatatatatatatatatatatatatatatatatatatatatatatatataagaaagatAAGCACATACTCTGGCATGAATAAACTCCTCAACTCTGCCAGAGGTGAATCGGCCAAGAAGGCGTGGACCCTGACCATGCTTTGAAATGCACTCAAAGGTTCGAATTTCTTCTTCCCTGTCAAAGAAAACTTCAACACCTTCCCCATATAAACGAATCAGAACCTTTCTGACCTCACCATCATTTTTGGTTGGCCAGTTTATCTGAAAAACTTCATTGGTCAATGCACCATTCAGTGGAATCACCTGCAAGGTGTTCACATCATCGATCACATCCCCCAAATCCGAAGCCACTGCAGAAAGCACTTCCATTATCTCTTCCTGTGATCCGCACCCTTTCAATAGTTCCATTGTCTTTATGGCCATACTTAAAAACAGCCGAAATCTGTTTGTGCCGAAAAAACAGAGAAAGCTGAAACAGAGAGTTTGGTTAAGTGCTTTCTTGCTTGCACAAGAACACGGAGAAAGATGCGGGATTTGAGAACCCAGTTGCGAGAAAACTTCACCAACCGATGACCCTTTATAAgaatttttctaaaagaaaagtagaatttgcgtgttttaaaaaatcaccCCAAGACAGAGAAGTATAGAGTTTGAAAACAGGGGAAATGCTGCCACCAAAAGAGTTTGAAAGTAGAAGATTGCGTGAAAAAGACAAAGTTTTTCGGAACCCAGTTGAGGAAAAACGTAAGGGATAAAAAAATCCGTGAAGAATGATTAAAGGGTAAGAAGAGAAACGAGAAAAAGTAGAATTCAGAGAATTAGGAACTGACCAAAGAAGCAGAAGCAGAAGCAGAGCAGAGTAAAGAATTTGGTTATGTGAAAAAGACTATTGTTCTTTGTTTGTGTGAAGTCAGAAATCAtacagcatatatatatatatatataaagagagagagagagaggaagacaATTATTCTATTAGCTAAAGTCTTGGCCGTTTACAGTGCGTATTTGTTTGGTGTTTGTTTGACCAtagatctttattttttttattaataattttaattgaaaagaaaacgTTTTATATCGGTAACTTACACTGAAGGATTTCCTGTAATGCTAAATAGTCAAACTTGCAGATGATATTAGCTAAGCAAAGCAAAATCAATGAGAATAGATAGAtatggaaataataataaagaagaaaaatctcACGACTTTTTCAATATAgcaagatatttatttatttgaataagaaagtcacattattttttatgcatcgtttattttaaaaagtcacTGTATCtatcttttatttcatttgataaaattaattgtttttatgaggctttaagtttttaaataatacAACAATTAAAGTATAAATTTATAGTGGAAAgtactgttattttttttttatcaaattaagtTTTTGTGAGAGTTTTAtcattgaattagaaaaatagtaataaaaacgCTTATCACATAAACACTCGAATATATTGCaataatacttaatttttttcaaacccatgttgcatcaaaattaaatggttaaaataatttttttcattctcatatTTAAGTTAGGTAGATAAGAGATATACAAAAGAGTTATACACATAAGTTTGGATATCTAACCattattttaagtataaaaaaataacatattttaattttataaagaagaaaatttaaaaattttaaaaagacaaattccatatattttcattttacaataaaaaatatatatattttaaccatTACAAGTTCATGCATGAAAAAGCTTTTATGCAACGTGACTTTGGATGCTTCATAAAAGGATACAAAGTCTCATTCGGAGATTGTCTTACTAATGTACTAGACTACTAGTTGATTTGAAAAGTTGATATACCATTGACATCATCATAATATTGAACTTTAAAACTACGATAAACTCAcgttcataaataaataaaaagacttTATCATGGAAAAAGCTCACGTTCTTGTTTTTT includes these proteins:
- the NIP5-2 gene encoding probable aquaporin NIP5-1 isoform X1, with amino-acid sequence MPESEIGTPTAASVPATPDTPGGPLFTSLRVDSLSHERESFSMAGCKCLPTKGHSCFTDFSVGVPLPNVSLTQKMNKQVGAEFVGTFILIFAATAGPIVNNKYNGVESLMGNAACAGLTVMFIILSIGHISGAHLNPSLTIAFAAFRHFPWTHVPAYIAAQVSASICACYALKGVYHPFLSGGVTVPTVSVAQAFATEFIITFILLFVVTAVATDTRAVGELAGIAVGATVLLNILISGPTSGGSMNPVRTLGPAVAAGNYKHIWIYLVAPTLGALAGAGVYTLVKLRDEEAEPPRQVRSFRR
- the NIP5-2 gene encoding probable aquaporin NIP5-1 isoform X2 — encoded protein: MPESEIGTPTAASVPATPDTPGGPLFTSLRVDSLSHERESFSMAGCKCLPTKGHSCFTDFSVGVPLPNVSLTQKVGAEFVGTFILIFAATAGPIVNNKYNGVESLMGNAACAGLTVMFIILSIGHISGAHLNPSLTIAFAAFRHFPWTHVPAYIAAQVSASICACYALKGVYHPFLSGGVTVPTVSVAQAFATEFIITFILLFVVTAVATDTRAVGELAGIAVGATVLLNILISGPTSGGSMNPVRTLGPAVAAGNYKHIWIYLVAPTLGALAGAGVYTLVKLRDEEAEPPRQVRSFRR
- the LOC100799515 gene encoding Probable choline kinase 2-like, with protein sequence MAIKTMELLKGCGSQEEIMEVLSAVASDLGDVIDDVNTLQVIPLNGALTNEVFQINWPTKNDGEVRKVLIRLYGEGVEVFFDREEEIRTFECISKHGQGPRLLGRFTSGRVEEFIHARTLSAADLRDPEVSALIASKMREFHNLHMPGAKKAQIWHRVRKWLGQAKSLCSPKDAKKFGLDNLDEEINILEKKLSEGYQEIVFCHNDLQYGNIMMDEETRLITIIDYEYAGYNPIAYDLANHFCEMVADYHSDTPHVLDYKKYPGLEERQRFIRNYLSSEGNKPSNAKVNQLVKAAEKYTLANHLFWGLWGLISSYVNKIDFDYKEYGRQRFQQYWIRKPTLLDSPSIVSLDETVNGLLSSFT